In Patescibacteria group bacterium, one DNA window encodes the following:
- a CDS encoding type ISP restriction/modification enzyme encodes MPDIIRIFSAKLSKLLESGTERTLYKDFCIFIENIATELKYKEIIATAEENSTQHEDNIGFPDITVRQGDRLVGWIELKLPNDSLTKEKFQKQFKKYEDALENIIFTNLREWQLWQWNSAGKAEKISTLLFDLQDFKIGEDQKLHDLFFKFFEGQAYAARTPKQLALALARKAKFLSQQIEDVLKKSVENSELVKLKKFFEETLVEAIKPHQFANMVAETMAYSLFLAALEHEERDADESLTLTTAIDYLPKNVPILRGMYDLVKNVSNSEKSISHAVNGVLEQLKNSEIGSIKARLEDPKRGRDPVAEYFYEDFLEAYDPEAKKQGGVFYTPKPVVDFIVAATDSLLRKKFSKKEGLADESVSILDPATGTGTFLMSAIQTIYQNITSENGTLGESIVKGKFSKVVRNHILKHFYGFEIMMAPYAMAHLKLSLIIEKYGFRWEETYEDGDTTNDRFQIYLTNTLDDPNQPPRLDMPGLKIAEESNRATKVKNEAPVLAILGNPPYSNFGMMNKQPWILKLLDDYKKNLNEKKINLDDDYIKFIRFAQWKIEKSGSGIFAMITANSFLDGVTHRQMRASILADFDEVYIVNLHGNSRKGETSPDGSKDENVFNIQTGVSINIFVRLPERHEKCVVKYLDLWGRKDAKFEWCNTQVEKSFADTDWFKKNAWCEIDWQKFNADFCATRWSKKLGALNFLVPPAADAGEKMLEYGQFWGVTDIFEQSGSGVKTDRDNLCFDYEKKKLEARMKKAFSEDCERKFVEKYEIKNSSSYKFKDKLTEQSFDNSAIYKCQYRPFDEQFLYYKVGFTSRPGWETMRHMLQPNLGLVTTRLLPDENFKHLFCVNSLIDIHIVSDQNYLFPLYLYPETEKNSTENDETKFLKGGQQIKTRTPNLNPKFIADLENKIDLKFDPDVREMVAREDAENESAKKEGYLKYFGGRWCELMCSVPHGSKSPQIRPSDRYFDAEDVFYYTYAVFHSPAYRARYAEQLKIDFPRLPLTSNSRLFKHLVVNGRQLVNLHLLGKNPFDSSPTIFDDTSKWGVKAEDEAPVGTDDWKVTKVEYDPQKQRVYVNAGQYFDGIEKEVWEFMIGGYQVLEKWLKDRKKAERCLSVDDLKHYMKIVVSLRETRRIMQEIDHLIKKWPME; translated from the coding sequence ATGCCTGATATTATTAGAATTTTTTCGGCTAAGTTGTCCAAACTTCTTGAGAGCGGTACTGAACGTACGCTCTACAAAGATTTTTGTATTTTTATAGAAAACATAGCGACAGAACTTAAATATAAGGAAATAATCGCAACTGCCGAGGAAAACTCGACACAACATGAGGACAACATCGGCTTCCCAGATATCACTGTACGCCAGGGCGACCGCCTCGTCGGTTGGATCGAGCTGAAATTACCAAATGATTCGCTCACCAAAGAGAAATTTCAAAAGCAATTTAAAAAATACGAAGACGCATTAGAAAATATTATTTTTACAAATCTGCGCGAATGGCAGCTCTGGCAATGGAATAGCGCGGGCAAGGCTGAAAAAATTTCCACGCTACTTTTTGATTTACAGGATTTCAAAATTGGAGAAGATCAAAAACTTCACGATCTTTTTTTCAAGTTTTTCGAAGGTCAAGCTTATGCTGCCCGCACGCCAAAGCAGTTGGCACTAGCTCTTGCTCGTAAGGCTAAATTTTTAAGTCAGCAAATCGAAGATGTTTTGAAGAAATCTGTCGAAAATTCTGAGTTAGTTAAATTAAAAAAGTTTTTCGAAGAGACACTTGTTGAAGCTATTAAACCTCATCAATTTGCCAACATGGTGGCAGAGACAATGGCATACTCGCTTTTTCTCGCTGCGCTCGAACATGAGGAACGAGATGCCGACGAATCACTCACGCTCACGACAGCGATTGATTATCTGCCGAAAAATGTGCCGATTTTGCGAGGAATGTACGACCTCGTAAAAAATGTTTCGAACTCGGAAAAGAGCATTTCGCACGCGGTAAATGGCGTGCTGGAGCAACTGAAAAACTCGGAGATTGGCAGCATCAAAGCCAGGCTGGAAGACCCGAAACGCGGTCGCGATCCAGTGGCAGAGTATTTCTATGAAGATTTTTTGGAAGCTTACGATCCCGAGGCCAAGAAGCAAGGTGGCGTTTTTTACACACCGAAACCAGTGGTAGATTTCATCGTCGCTGCAACCGATTCACTACTTCGTAAAAAGTTCAGTAAAAAAGAAGGTCTTGCCGATGAAAGTGTGAGTATTCTCGATCCAGCGACTGGTACGGGCACTTTCCTCATGTCTGCGATTCAAACCATCTACCAAAACATTACATCCGAAAACGGCACACTCGGTGAAAGTATTGTGAAAGGAAAGTTTTCCAAGGTCGTTCGCAATCACATTTTAAAGCACTTTTACGGTTTCGAAATTATGATGGCGCCGTATGCGATGGCACATCTTAAGTTGTCATTAATCATCGAGAAATACGGTTTCCGGTGGGAAGAAACTTACGAAGACGGAGACACGACGAATGATCGCTTCCAAATCTATCTCACAAATACGCTCGACGATCCGAATCAACCTCCACGACTCGACATGCCAGGGTTAAAAATTGCGGAAGAAAGCAATAGGGCTACAAAAGTAAAAAATGAAGCACCCGTACTCGCCATCCTCGGCAATCCACCATATTCGAATTTCGGGATGATGAATAAACAGCCGTGGATTTTAAAACTACTTGATGACTACAAGAAAAATCTCAACGAAAAGAAAATCAATCTCGATGATGATTACATTAAATTCATCCGTTTCGCACAGTGGAAAATCGAAAAATCTGGTAGTGGAATTTTCGCGATGATTACGGCAAATAGCTTTCTCGACGGCGTGACACACCGCCAAATGCGAGCAAGCATCCTCGCAGATTTCGACGAGGTGTACATCGTGAATCTACACGGCAACAGTCGCAAAGGCGAGACGAGTCCCGATGGAAGCAAAGACGAAAATGTTTTCAACATCCAGACTGGCGTCTCGATAAATATCTTCGTACGGTTGCCGGAGCGCCATGAAAAATGTGTCGTGAAGTATCTTGATCTTTGGGGTCGAAAAGACGCCAAATTTGAGTGGTGTAATACGCAAGTTGAAAAAAGTTTTGCCGACACTGATTGGTTTAAAAAAAACGCGTGGTGTGAGATTGACTGGCAAAAATTCAACGCTGATTTCTGCGCGACACGGTGGAGTAAGAAACTCGGCGCACTCAATTTCCTCGTGCCACCAGCTGCTGATGCAGGAGAAAAAATGTTGGAGTACGGGCAATTTTGGGGAGTGACTGATATTTTTGAACAATCTGGAAGTGGAGTAAAAACTGATCGTGATAATCTTTGTTTTGATTACGAAAAAAAGAAACTTGAGGCAAGGATGAAGAAAGCATTTTCGGAAGATTGTGAGCGGAAATTTGTTGAAAAATACGAAATCAAAAACTCAAGTAGCTATAAGTTTAAAGACAAACTTACTGAACAAAGTTTCGACAATTCGGCAATTTATAAATGCCAATATCGACCTTTTGATGAACAGTTTTTATATTACAAAGTTGGATTTACAAGTCGTCCAGGCTGGGAAACCATGCGCCACATGCTTCAACCGAATTTGGGATTAGTGACAACACGGTTGCTTCCCGATGAGAATTTTAAGCATTTGTTTTGCGTAAATAGCCTAATCGATATTCATATTGTTTCTGATCAAAATTATCTTTTTCCTCTCTACCTCTACCCCGAAACAGAAAAAAACTCGACCGAAAACGACGAGACGAAATTTTTGAAAGGTGGGCAACAAATTAAGACTCGCACACCTAACCTCAATCCAAAATTCATAGCCGATCTAGAAAACAAAATTGACTTAAAATTTGATCCCGATGTGCGAGAAATGGTGGCGAGAGAGGATGCTGAGAATGAGTCCGCAAAAAAGGAAGGCTATTTGAAGTATTTTGGCGGTCGTTGGTGTGAGTTGATGTGCAGCGTGCCACACGGTAGTAAATCACCTCAGATACGACCATCAGATAGATATTTTGACGCCGAAGACGTATTTTATTACACCTACGCCGTCTTCCACTCACCCGCGTATCGCGCTCGTTATGCTGAACAGTTGAAGATCGACTTTCCACGCCTCCCGCTTACTTCCAACTCTAGGTTATTCAAACATCTTGTGGTAAATGGTCGTCAGCTTGTAAATCTTCACCTCCTTGGCAAAAACCCATTCGATTCATCACCAACTATTTTTGACGACACAAGCAAATGGGGCGTGAAAGCGGAGGACGAAGCTCCCGTCGGAACAGATGATTGGAAAGTAACAAAAGTTGAGTACGATCCGCAAAAACAACGTGTCTATGTAAATGCTGGACAATATTTCGATGGTATCGAAAAGGAAGTGTGGGAATTTATGATTGGCGGCTATCAGGTACTAGAAAAATGGCTAAAAGACCGCAAAAAAGCCGAGCGATGTTTATCAGTCGATGATCTCAAACACTACATGAAAATCGTTGTTTCGCTTCGCGAAACTCGGCGTATCATGCAGGAAATTGACCACCTGATAAAGAAGTGGCCCATGGAGTAG
- the drt2 gene encoding antiviral reverse transcriptase Drt2: MDIEQLKDEWIVKEKRRRYAYDKKNKKWKTKKSYLHFDYKISNSDFEKCLQRMFKMGSFEKHGFLPFVRNISTTLKYKKQKNDNGEYIFNEKGKIKRKIEKKPRPICYASHFDSLIYSWIGFLLSKKYDDLLTQEGLDKCVLAYRRIEKIVDDEELGKSNIDFAKEAFDEIKNRKNCVAMAFDIKSFFDTLSHTHLKICWRKFFSLPNDYYPVLKSLIKFRFVERSEAMKLFGINPKTAKAICPFEELRNAVQTKKIKIHKNEEEEKKGFDDINIGIPQGSPISGVLANIYMTEFDKTIHDFLQSRGGSYRRYSDDMLVICDAQYKGEVMKKMTEEIAKYHLKISEDKTELVEFYEDNGTIKIDQSDSKSNRPALQYLGFEFDGKKILIRASSMARFYRKMKSAVHAAAIRASKNPKDKTIWKDRLYKKFTHLGKQNFISYAKKAFRDIMKIDSIKKQISRYWKILHKEIDKRSGRIKY, encoded by the coding sequence ATGGACATAGAACAACTCAAAGACGAATGGATCGTAAAAGAAAAAAGACGACGGTATGCGTACGATAAAAAAAATAAAAAATGGAAGACGAAAAAGAGCTACTTACATTTTGACTACAAAATTAGTAATTCTGATTTTGAAAAATGTCTTCAAAGGATGTTTAAGATGGGCTCTTTCGAAAAACATGGTTTTTTACCTTTCGTAAGAAATATTTCAACTACACTCAAATATAAGAAACAAAAAAATGATAATGGTGAATATATTTTTAACGAGAAGGGAAAAATCAAAAGAAAAATAGAAAAGAAACCTAGACCAATATGCTACGCATCGCATTTCGATTCCTTAATTTATTCATGGATCGGTTTTCTTCTGTCGAAGAAGTACGATGACCTTCTGACACAAGAAGGTCTTGATAAATGTGTTTTGGCTTATAGAAGAATAGAAAAAATAGTGGACGATGAGGAGCTCGGAAAATCAAATATAGATTTTGCGAAAGAGGCTTTTGACGAAATCAAAAACAGGAAAAACTGTGTTGCCATGGCTTTCGATATCAAAAGTTTTTTTGACACACTCAGTCACACGCATCTCAAAATTTGCTGGCGTAAATTTTTCTCGCTACCAAATGACTACTACCCAGTCCTAAAATCTTTGATTAAATTTAGATTTGTGGAGCGAAGCGAGGCCATGAAATTATTTGGCATAAATCCTAAGACTGCTAAAGCAATTTGCCCCTTCGAGGAATTGAGGAATGCTGTGCAGACTAAAAAAATAAAGATTCATAAAAATGAAGAGGAGGAGAAAAAAGGATTTGACGACATAAACATTGGAATACCTCAAGGATCACCCATTAGCGGAGTTTTAGCGAATATCTACATGACAGAGTTCGATAAAACCATCCACGATTTTTTACAAAGCAGAGGCGGATCATACAGACGGTACAGTGATGACATGTTGGTGATTTGTGATGCGCAGTATAAAGGTGAAGTAATGAAAAAAATGACCGAAGAAATAGCTAAATATCACTTAAAAATTAGTGAAGATAAAACAGAGCTTGTTGAATTTTACGAAGATAACGGCACAATAAAAATTGATCAATCGGACTCGAAATCGAACAGACCAGCGTTGCAATATTTAGGTTTTGAATTTGACGGCAAGAAAATATTAATCCGAGCATCAAGCATGGCTAGGTTTTATAGAAAGATGAAGAGCGCCGTGCATGCTGCGGCAATTCGAGCAAGCAAAAACCCCAAAGATAAAACTATTTGGAAAGACAGACTCTATAAAAAATTTACCCATCTTGGAAAACAGAATTTTATTTCTTATGCGAAAAAAGCATTTCGCGACATTATGAAAATTGATAGTATCAAAAAACAAATTTCACGATATTGGAAAATATTGCACAAAGAAATAGATAAAAGATCGGGACGCATCAAGTATTAA
- a CDS encoding recombinase family protein, whose translation MPTPTVLERPQEAQAPPESEPVRYCLYARKSSEDDERQALSIESQINEMLILAKRNNLEIVETRKESHSAKASSGRPVFNQIVKDIRSGMFTGIITWAPDRLSRNAGDLGTLVDLMDQGLLHDIRTNGQRFRNSPNEKFLLMILCSQAKLENDNRGINVKRGQKTKAEMGVRPCMAPLGYLNQKGFGRHNKAVLDPDRAPIIREIYERVANRGWSGRQIMKWLEGEVNFTTRGGKRANLSIIYRMLSNEFYYGYYEYPIRSGNWYRGNHEPIITKEIFEKAREQLKTVPKNWGVKDFEYTKLFTCGVCGGNVTGEEKFKTLKDGTKKRYIYYRCNNARLNKCKEKYIREDAIAKQLIELIDKIDLNQLGMRQKIEEEISRYQKFTTGVLGSEAKIPKVDVRKYAKYVLREGTKEEKRELIGCLKVGLRVKEGKVETELTSS comes from the coding sequence ATGCCTACACCCACAGTCCTTGAGCGACCACAGGAAGCTCAAGCACCACCCGAAAGCGAGCCGGTTCGCTACTGCCTTTACGCGCGAAAATCATCGGAAGATGACGAGCGCCAAGCCCTTTCAATCGAATCGCAAATCAACGAGATGCTGATTCTCGCCAAAAGAAATAACTTGGAAATAGTCGAAACTAGGAAAGAAAGCCACTCAGCCAAAGCCTCAAGCGGACGACCAGTTTTTAATCAAATTGTGAAGGATATTCGCAGCGGAATGTTCACCGGAATTATCACATGGGCACCGGATCGGCTGAGTCGCAATGCGGGGGATTTGGGAACCTTAGTAGATCTCATGGACCAAGGTCTCCTTCACGATATTCGCACCAATGGTCAACGCTTCCGAAACTCACCGAATGAGAAGTTTCTACTGATGATTCTTTGCTCGCAGGCGAAGCTGGAGAACGACAATAGGGGAATCAACGTTAAGCGTGGGCAGAAAACGAAGGCTGAGATGGGAGTTCGACCTTGCATGGCTCCTCTTGGCTATCTCAACCAAAAAGGCTTCGGGAGGCACAACAAGGCTGTTCTTGATCCTGACCGTGCTCCGATCATTCGCGAGATTTACGAGCGGGTGGCGAATCGGGGATGGTCGGGGCGTCAGATCATGAAATGGTTGGAGGGGGAGGTGAATTTCACTACACGAGGAGGCAAACGCGCAAATCTCAGCATCATTTACCGTATGCTTAGTAACGAGTTTTACTATGGCTACTACGAATACCCAATCAGAAGTGGCAATTGGTATCGCGGCAATCACGAACCGATCATCACGAAAGAGATTTTTGAGAAAGCGCGAGAGCAACTCAAAACCGTGCCGAAAAATTGGGGTGTGAAAGATTTTGAATACACGAAGCTATTTACTTGCGGAGTCTGCGGAGGAAATGTGACCGGCGAGGAAAAATTCAAAACGCTCAAAGATGGTACCAAAAAACGTTATATTTACTACCGATGTAATAATGCGAGACTAAATAAGTGCAAGGAAAAATACATTCGTGAAGATGCGATCGCGAAGCAACTCATCGAGCTGATCGATAAAATCGATCTCAACCAACTTGGGATGAGGCAGAAAATCGAGGAAGAAATTTCCCGCTATCAAAAATTCACAACTGGCGTGTTGGGTAGCGAGGCGAAGATTCCGAAGGTGGATGTGCGGAAGTATGCGAAGTATGTTTTGCGAGAGGGCACGAAGGAAGAGAAGCGGGAGCTGATAGGATGTTTGAAGGTTGGGTTGAGGGTGAAGGAGGGGAAAGTGGAAACCGAGCTTACTTCTTCTTAA
- a CDS encoding phBC6A51 family helix-turn-helix protein, translating to MKSELIDQRQQKQKELLIEQLKKMPIIQVACEKISVGRATYYRWMKEDADFKEQASEAIEIGVKLMNDFAESQLITAIKNSNLPAITFWLRHRHKAYTQRVEVTTKKEDLELNDEQQKAVEQALEFGGLLKKKKANKKINK from the coding sequence ATGAAATCCGAACTAATTGATCAACGTCAACAGAAGCAGAAAGAGCTTCTAATCGAGCAGCTAAAGAAAATGCCGATTATTCAGGTTGCTTGCGAAAAAATCAGTGTGGGTCGAGCGACTTATTATCGCTGGATGAAAGAAGATGCTGACTTTAAAGAGCAAGCGAGTGAAGCAATTGAAATAGGGGTAAAGCTCATGAACGACTTTGCTGAATCTCAATTAATTACTGCCATTAAGAATAGTAACTTGCCGGCTATCACTTTTTGGCTGAGACACCGGCATAAGGCTTATACCCAAAGAGTGGAAGTCACAACCAAAAAAGAAGATTTGGAACTCAACGATGAGCAACAAAAAGCCGTGGAACAGGCTCTTGAATTTGGCGGTTTACTGAAAAAGAAAAAAGCTAATAAAAAGATTAATAAGTAA
- a CDS encoding site-specific DNA-methyltransferase — protein MKNLQAKRPSKSVKPGDIFVLGDHILGCGDAADSAFVKKLIGKEKIQLCLTDPPYGVAYVESKQNFKQGIKHKVILNDHLQSEKEYSAFTQKWLEAMKPHLASKNSCYIFNSDRMLFALRDGMQNAGFKFSQLLIWVKTQAVIGRLDYLPMHELIAYGWFGRHHFRKSKDKSVLVYPKPSKSEFHATQKPVGLLRRLILNSSEIGDIVYDPFLGSGSTLLAAEQTKRKCIGIEIDPEYCQVVISRWESLTKLKAQKL, from the coding sequence ATGAAAAACTTACAGGCCAAAAGGCCGTCAAAATCGGTTAAACCCGGAGATATCTTCGTCTTGGGCGATCACATCCTTGGGTGTGGCGATGCCGCTGATTCGGCTTTCGTGAAAAAGCTGATTGGCAAAGAAAAAATTCAGCTCTGCCTCACGGATCCTCCTTATGGAGTCGCATATGTCGAAAGCAAGCAAAATTTCAAACAAGGGATCAAACACAAAGTAATTTTGAATGATCACCTCCAAAGCGAGAAAGAATACTCCGCTTTTACTCAAAAATGGCTGGAAGCCATGAAGCCGCATCTTGCGAGTAAAAATTCCTGCTACATTTTCAATTCAGACAGAATGCTGTTTGCTCTGCGAGATGGGATGCAAAACGCTGGCTTCAAATTTTCACAATTACTCATTTGGGTAAAAACCCAAGCTGTAATTGGTCGCCTAGATTATTTACCAATGCACGAGCTAATTGCCTACGGATGGTTCGGCAGACACCACTTTCGGAAATCCAAAGATAAAAGTGTGTTGGTTTATCCAAAACCGAGTAAATCAGAATTTCACGCTACTCAAAAACCGGTTGGACTTTTACGAAGATTGATTCTCAATAGTTCTGAGATTGGCGACATCGTTTACGACCCTTTTCTCGGTAGTGGCTCAACTTTACTCGCTGCCGAGCAAACCAAGCGCAAATGTATTGGCATAGAAATTGATCCTGAGTACTGCCAAGTCGTTATCTCTCGATGGGAGTCTCTTACCAAACTTAAAGCCCAAAAATTATGA
- a CDS encoding DNA modification methylase, translating to MQKSLLQSKNLKVVQVPIGALKPNPKNPRVWSNQALENLKESMRRHGFVEPVIANSCPKRNGQIIGGHMRSVAARELGYKKIPVVWVRIDDPDKEMELNLRLNRNTGEFNFEMLKEFDPSFLLEIGFDDKDLSETWDDLLQAEDDDFIVEEEIKKIKIPKTKTGELYQLGGHRLICGDSTDPNVVKRLVGSEKIDVLACDPPYNINLNYDKGLGGKKNYGGTLTNDCRSDEDYRKFLKKTIENGLAVTKKDCHAFYFCSQRYIGIIQSLFSELGLENKKVCIWVKNNQNPTVQVAFNCVYEPVVYAVRGKPYLNTDITKFNEILNKEIETGNRGVADILDYLDIWLIKRLPTNQYFHPTEKSPTLYEKPFRRCTKIGDRILDLFAGSGSVMVAAHQLKRKAFLCELEPIFCDLIISRYEKLTGQKAVKIG from the coding sequence ATGCAAAAATCCCTACTTCAATCAAAAAATCTTAAAGTCGTTCAAGTCCCCATTGGAGCTTTAAAACCTAATCCTAAAAATCCAAGGGTTTGGTCGAATCAAGCATTGGAAAATCTGAAGGAAAGCATGCGCCGACATGGATTTGTCGAGCCAGTTATTGCAAATTCTTGCCCCAAACGGAATGGACAGATTATTGGGGGCCACATGAGGAGTGTTGCGGCTCGCGAATTGGGCTACAAAAAAATACCTGTCGTTTGGGTACGCATAGATGACCCAGATAAGGAGATGGAATTGAATTTGCGCTTAAACCGCAATACTGGAGAGTTTAATTTCGAAATGCTGAAAGAATTTGATCCGAGCTTTTTATTAGAAATTGGCTTTGACGATAAAGATTTATCTGAAACTTGGGATGACTTACTCCAAGCCGAGGATGATGACTTTATTGTCGAGGAAGAAATCAAAAAAATCAAGATACCAAAAACAAAAACGGGAGAATTATATCAACTTGGTGGACACCGATTAATTTGTGGAGACTCTACCGATCCTAATGTCGTTAAAAGGCTGGTTGGTTCCGAAAAAATAGATGTTCTTGCTTGCGACCCTCCCTATAATATAAATCTTAATTATGACAAAGGGCTTGGCGGCAAGAAGAATTACGGCGGAACGCTGACTAACGATTGCAGGTCAGATGAGGATTATCGAAAGTTTCTCAAAAAGACAATTGAGAATGGTTTGGCGGTAACCAAAAAAGATTGTCACGCATTTTATTTTTGCTCACAGCGATACATAGGGATAATTCAATCTCTCTTTTCAGAGCTTGGTTTGGAGAATAAAAAAGTTTGCATCTGGGTGAAAAATAATCAGAACCCTACTGTTCAAGTGGCATTTAATTGTGTATACGAGCCAGTAGTTTACGCCGTTAGAGGAAAGCCATATCTCAACACAGATATTACCAAGTTTAACGAGATACTCAATAAGGAAATTGAAACGGGCAATCGTGGGGTGGCTGATATTTTGGACTATTTAGATATTTGGTTAATAAAAAGACTTCCTACCAATCAATATTTTCATCCGACAGAAAAAAGCCCGACACTTTATGAAAAACCATTTCGACGTTGCACTAAAATTGGAGATAGGATTCTCGATCTATTTGCTGGTTCAGGATCTGTTATGGTGGCGGCTCACCAATTGAAACGCAAGGCATTTCTTTGTGAGCTTGAGCCCATTTTTTGCGATTTAATAATTTCACGTTATGAAAAACTTACAGGCCAAAAGGCCGTCAAAATCGGTTAA
- a CDS encoding N-formylglutamate amidohydrolase, with product MNHEPSSPLILHIPHSSTYIPEDLRKSICLTDDELKQEKLIMVDKYADELFKPSSPFVQEVVFPVCRLVVDPERFVDDSMEIMAKNGMGVVYTRTEQGKPLRKSLTPENRRQLVERFYVPHHDKLSNLVGAALSEYDKCVIVDCHSFPSSPFSFEDESLDRPDICIGIDSFHTPRWLSDLVVQLFQQEGFSVATNTPFAGSFTPTKYFGKNKNVYSVMIEINRKLYMDEKTGEKNPNFESLQKTISRNIDCLFQKLKNNTHIF from the coding sequence ATGAACCATGAGCCATCATCTCCGTTAATCTTGCACATACCTCATAGCTCCACTTATATTCCAGAGGATTTGCGAAAATCTATCTGTTTAACAGATGATGAACTGAAACAAGAAAAATTGATAATGGTGGATAAATATGCAGATGAGCTATTCAAACCAAGCTCTCCCTTCGTTCAAGAAGTTGTCTTCCCCGTATGCAGGCTTGTCGTCGATCCTGAGAGATTTGTAGATGATTCGATGGAGATAATGGCTAAGAATGGCATGGGAGTGGTGTACACAAGAACAGAGCAGGGCAAACCACTGCGTAAAAGCCTGACTCCAGAAAACAGACGACAGCTAGTCGAAAGATTCTATGTGCCGCACCACGACAAACTATCAAATTTAGTGGGAGCTGCGTTAAGCGAATACGACAAATGTGTGATTGTCGACTGCCATAGTTTTCCATCATCACCTTTTTCTTTTGAGGATGAGAGTCTTGATCGACCAGATATCTGCATAGGGATAGATAGTTTTCATACACCTCGTTGGCTGTCAGATCTCGTGGTGCAATTATTTCAGCAAGAAGGATTCAGTGTCGCGACAAACACGCCTTTCGCGGGATCATTCACGCCAACAAAATATTTTGGCAAAAATAAAAACGTATATTCAGTCATGATCGAAATAAACAGAAAATTGTATATGGACGAAAAAACAGGCGAAAAAAATCCAAATTTTGAATCTTTACAGAAGACGATAAGTAGGAATATTGATTGTTTGTTTCAAAAATTAAAAAATAACACCCACATCTTCTAA
- a CDS encoding alpha/beta hydrolase encodes MPSADYSAKTNSRRTKSQDGYKLYYEKNFSKTKKPVLFFLHGLGGDLDAWRFIRDELTRKGVPSIALDLRGHGYSDHPRKFASYAMDNFIADVVAIMAKEKLKKVVLVGHCFGAITAMHFALKHPEKLKKLILISGSYAGPPYLVGKILKALAAGLANLGALVSPKPYKPKHSDYPVGKFHSDYEWTGLIRTITHNSLRSYALISKEIIKLKLEPKLTQIKTPTLVIVGGKDSIFPSAISKKIHEKIAGSKFKIIPEGNHVVVLNNAAKVTAAIYSFLKK; translated from the coding sequence ATGCCCTCCGCAGATTATTCTGCCAAGACCAACTCGCGGAGAACGAAGAGTCAGGATGGCTACAAATTGTATTACGAGAAAAATTTCTCCAAGACCAAAAAACCAGTTCTGTTTTTTTTGCATGGTTTGGGTGGCGATCTCGACGCTTGGCGTTTTATCCGAGACGAGCTCACGCGAAAAGGCGTGCCCTCAATCGCGCTGGATCTGCGCGGACACGGCTATTCCGATCACCCGCGCAAGTTCGCGAGCTATGCGATGGATAATTTCATCGCGGATGTCGTCGCAATCATGGCGAAAGAAAAACTCAAAAAAGTTGTTTTGGTCGGACATTGTTTCGGTGCTATCACGGCGATGCATTTCGCACTCAAGCATCCTGAGAAATTGAAAAAATTAATCTTAATTTCAGGCTCCTATGCCGGACCGCCATATCTCGTCGGGAAAATTCTGAAAGCTCTAGCTGCCGGTCTCGCCAATCTAGGCGCACTCGTGAGCCCGAAACCTTACAAGCCGAAGCATTCGGATTATCCGGTCGGAAAATTTCACAGTGATTACGAGTGGACTGGTCTGATACGAACAATCACGCACAATTCACTGCGTAGCTACGCCCTGATCTCGAAGGAAATTATCAAGCTCAAGCTCGAACCGAAGCTCACGCAAATCAAAACTCCGACCCTCGTAATCGTCGGCGGCAAAGATAGTATTTTCCCATCGGCAATCTCGAAAAAAATCCACGAAAAAATTGCTGGTTCGAAATTTAAAATTATTCCTGAAGGCAATCATGTGGTTGTTTTAAATAATGCTGCCAAAGTCACTGCTGCGATTTACAGTTTTTTAAAAAAATAA